In Horticoccus luteus, the following proteins share a genomic window:
- a CDS encoding isochorismatase family protein gives MNDSPLTAALLLCIDLQPVFIAAMADPAAIERRCAFALAAAAGLGLRVAFTEQVPAKLGGTAPALRALAPTAPVWPKNTFSALADPTIRAALEAQEIEHLLLCGIETSVCVFQTARDALAAGWQVTLLSDAVGARRPDDARTCLDELARAGAHVLPTETVGYALLGDTTHPFFRAYTQLVKSHG, from the coding sequence ATGAACGATTCTCCGCTTACCGCCGCGCTGCTGCTCTGCATCGACCTGCAGCCCGTGTTCATCGCCGCCATGGCGGACCCGGCGGCGATCGAGCGGCGCTGCGCGTTTGCGCTGGCGGCTGCGGCCGGACTGGGGCTGCGCGTGGCCTTCACCGAACAGGTCCCGGCCAAACTCGGCGGCACCGCGCCTGCGCTGCGCGCCCTGGCCCCCACCGCGCCGGTCTGGCCGAAGAACACCTTCTCCGCGCTCGCCGATCCCACGATCCGCGCCGCGCTCGAAGCGCAAGAAATCGAACACCTCCTCCTCTGCGGTATCGAAACGTCCGTCTGCGTTTTCCAGACCGCGCGCGACGCGCTCGCCGCCGGCTGGCAGGTCACACTCTTGTCCGACGCGGTCGGGGCGCGCCGGCCCGACGATGCGCGCACCTGCCTTGATGAACTTGCACGCGCGGGGGCGCACGTGTTGCCCACCGAGACTGTGGGCTACGCGCTGCTCGGCGACACGACGCATCCTTTTTTCCGCGCTTACACCCAACTCGTAAAATCTCATGGCTGA
- a CDS encoding GspE/PulE family protein: protein MRSADDHILELAVARGWVAREAVEAARAALESTEEGAVAGGTQVLRALDDSGALPTKTLTQSLADAFGLPVVELAALRVPRELLTLVPRSLATKHQVLPVARESGVLRVAIGDPINTDAVDDLAHVLGLPVEAMLAPAREIEQEIDRYYGKDFGSVETLADEVTPALPGAPDADLHTATAAGEADESDAPIIKLVHALIIEGIRRRASDIHLEPLEKRLRVRYRIDGVLLEAENPPKRLQLSIMSRLKLMANISIAEKRVPQDGRIQVNVAGKALDLRVSSLPTVHGESIVMRILDKEGLQLGLPELGFLSDDQKTFERLIALADGIVLVTGPTGSGKTTTLYSCLHHLNRSDRKIITVEDPVEYQLTGVNQVPVRHEVGMTFASALRAMLRQAPNIVMVGEIRDLETAEIAINASLTGHMVFSTLHTNDAPSAVTRLIDIGVKPFLVATSLRAVLAQRLVRRVCARCARPHEPTPQELRALNIRPADVSGAHFLRGNGCAECNGTGYRGRLGIYEIFIITDDIQHLIYEGVGATRLREKARALGMRTMREDGVRKIIAGLTTVEEVVSITVGDAS from the coding sequence GTGCGCTCGGCCGACGACCACATCCTGGAATTGGCGGTGGCCCGGGGCTGGGTGGCGCGGGAAGCGGTGGAGGCGGCGCGGGCCGCGCTGGAGAGCACTGAGGAAGGCGCGGTCGCGGGCGGCACGCAGGTGTTGCGTGCGCTCGACGACAGCGGGGCTTTGCCGACGAAGACACTCACGCAATCGCTCGCGGATGCGTTCGGTCTGCCGGTGGTCGAGTTGGCGGCCCTGCGGGTGCCACGGGAGTTGCTGACCCTCGTTCCGCGCAGTCTGGCCACGAAACACCAGGTGCTCCCTGTGGCGCGGGAAAGCGGGGTGTTGCGCGTCGCCATCGGCGATCCGATCAACACCGATGCGGTCGACGACCTGGCGCACGTGCTGGGCCTGCCGGTTGAGGCGATGCTCGCGCCGGCGAGGGAAATCGAACAGGAGATCGATCGCTACTACGGGAAGGATTTCGGTTCGGTCGAAACGCTCGCGGATGAAGTGACGCCCGCGTTGCCCGGTGCACCGGACGCCGATTTGCACACGGCGACGGCCGCCGGCGAAGCTGACGAGAGCGATGCGCCGATCATCAAACTCGTTCACGCGTTGATCATCGAAGGAATTCGCCGGCGGGCGTCTGACATCCATCTCGAACCACTCGAGAAACGGTTGCGGGTGCGGTATCGCATCGACGGCGTGCTGCTCGAAGCGGAGAACCCGCCGAAGCGTCTGCAGTTGTCGATCATGTCGCGCCTGAAATTGATGGCCAACATCAGCATCGCGGAGAAACGCGTTCCGCAGGACGGGCGCATTCAGGTGAACGTCGCGGGCAAGGCACTGGATTTGCGCGTGTCGTCACTGCCGACCGTGCACGGGGAGAGCATCGTGATGCGCATCCTCGACAAGGAAGGATTGCAGTTGGGTTTGCCGGAGCTGGGTTTCCTCAGCGACGACCAAAAGACATTTGAGCGACTGATCGCCCTGGCGGACGGCATTGTGCTGGTCACGGGGCCGACAGGTTCGGGCAAGACGACGACGCTCTACAGTTGCCTCCACCACCTGAACCGGTCCGATCGCAAAATCATCACCGTCGAGGATCCGGTGGAATACCAACTCACGGGCGTCAACCAAGTGCCCGTGCGTCACGAGGTCGGCATGACCTTTGCGTCGGCATTGCGCGCGATGCTCCGGCAGGCACCGAACATCGTCATGGTGGGTGAAATTCGCGATCTGGAAACGGCCGAGATCGCGATCAATGCCTCGCTCACGGGACACATGGTGTTTTCGACGCTGCACACAAACGACGCGCCGAGCGCCGTGACGCGGTTGATCGACATCGGCGTGAAACCGTTTCTGGTGGCGACGTCCTTGCGCGCGGTTCTCGCCCAGCGGCTGGTGCGCCGTGTGTGCGCGCGGTGTGCACGTCCGCACGAACCGACGCCGCAGGAGTTGCGGGCGCTCAACATTCGCCCGGCCGACGTGTCCGGCGCGCACTTTCTCCGCGGCAACGGCTGCGCGGAATGCAACGGGACGGGTTACCGCGGCCGCCTCGGGATTTACGAGATCTTCATCATCACCGACGACATCCAGCATTTGATTTACGAAGGCGTGGGCGCCACGCGCTTACGGGAAAAGGCGCGGGCGCTGGGCATGCGCACGATGCGCGAAGATGGCGTCCGCAAGATCATCGCTGGTTTGACCACGGTCGAGGAAGTCGTCTCCATCACGGTCGGCGACGCGTCGTAG
- the coaE gene encoding dephospho-CoA kinase (Dephospho-CoA kinase (CoaE) performs the final step in coenzyme A biosynthesis.), with translation MILGITGGMGCGKSTVARLCEQRGLRRLDSDALIRERVLTDPAMREALRAEWGADVAPVDAPVNRARLAARVFDDEMALATLERLTHPPLFALWRAALRDAPTVDWAIEVPLLFEKGLENWFDFTVCVASSPAQQLARLEQRGLSRALAEQRISKQLSLARKIELSDHVVWNDGSLAFLESQVDHLLAALRTLR, from the coding sequence ATGATTCTTGGTATAACAGGCGGAATGGGGTGCGGGAAATCGACGGTGGCGCGGCTGTGCGAACAGCGCGGGTTGCGCCGGCTCGATTCCGATGCGCTCATTCGCGAGCGAGTGTTGACCGACCCAGCGATGCGCGAGGCGTTGCGCGCGGAATGGGGCGCGGACGTGGCTCCGGTGGACGCGCCGGTCAATCGCGCCCGGCTGGCGGCGCGGGTGTTCGACGACGAAATGGCGCTCGCCACGCTCGAAAGACTGACGCATCCGCCGCTCTTTGCGTTGTGGCGCGCGGCGTTGCGCGATGCGCCGACGGTTGACTGGGCGATCGAGGTGCCGCTGCTTTTCGAGAAAGGGTTGGAGAATTGGTTTGATTTCACAGTATGCGTCGCCTCTTCTCCGGCCCAGCAACTCGCCCGGCTAGAGCAACGCGGCCTTTCGCGCGCGCTCGCTGAGCAAAGAATCTCCAAGCAATTGTCCTTGGCCCGTAAAATCGAGCTCTCCGACCACGTCGTGTGGAACGATGGATCCCTGGCTTTCCTCGAAAGCCAGGTGGATCACCTGCTCGCGGCATTACGCACGCTGCGCTGA
- the rho gene encoding transcription termination factor Rho produces the protein MELSPKNDDFSSAGAGASEDGAPKKTTPRKRAPRGPVRTKKPKTAVADEAPRAEPAPTPPAKAQPAKERQTIRQRQREREPELPFTAEPEARREEPRGEAPQRTESPQQSAPAAEPPRMEAAPSESRPEDAPRRDESAGGNGPGSDTNRGNGGGAPAGESGAGHSQHGDRGQPGGDNYGGGEQGGGYWKQRRRDKRKRGRHGGQPWQPGPGGGGGGGGQHFQPKPPQPPPPNFAPTFGDLPDPAGFNDLAALDRRADEIATGGSPIFIDELYALNHADLTALARANGVHFDGVPTRLQMLEGVFKMAAEQKRELRDRGWLDLTDRGYGFIVHKSVNYRLYPENTYVPESLVHRYGLKRGHEIEVRVQAPHGDERCPSAVRIESVMGAAPEQIASLTPFEELIPYYPLKRILLEAPEVQKDVSMRAVDILTPIGFGQRGLIVAPPRTGKTVLLQNIANSVSENFPEAKLILLLIDERPEEVTDFKRHTKGEVVSSTFDESPESHVHAAEMVGEKARRLVEQGEHVVILLDSITRLARAYNALTGNQGKTMSGGLESNALQKPKRFFGAARNIEGAGSLTIIGTALIDTGSRMDEIIFEEFKGTGNSELHLDRGLVERRIFPAINIDRSGTRKEELIYHPDELQRIHGLRRAMQGLGPIESMEMLITRLKKTNSNAEFLLALGKQ, from the coding sequence ATGGAACTCTCCCCGAAAAACGACGACTTTTCGTCCGCCGGCGCCGGCGCATCCGAAGACGGTGCCCCGAAGAAGACAACGCCGCGCAAACGCGCTCCCCGTGGTCCGGTGCGCACGAAAAAGCCGAAGACCGCCGTGGCCGATGAAGCGCCCCGCGCGGAGCCGGCGCCGACGCCGCCGGCGAAGGCGCAGCCCGCTAAGGAACGGCAGACGATCCGGCAACGGCAACGCGAGCGCGAGCCGGAGTTGCCCTTCACCGCGGAGCCTGAGGCGCGTCGGGAAGAGCCGCGAGGAGAAGCGCCGCAACGCACTGAATCACCTCAACAATCCGCGCCGGCGGCCGAGCCACCGCGGATGGAGGCGGCGCCATCTGAGTCCCGACCTGAGGACGCGCCTCGGAGAGACGAATCAGCCGGCGGCAACGGTCCGGGATCGGACACCAACCGCGGCAACGGCGGCGGCGCGCCGGCGGGTGAGAGCGGCGCGGGACATTCGCAACATGGCGACCGTGGCCAACCAGGGGGCGACAACTACGGCGGCGGCGAACAGGGCGGCGGCTATTGGAAGCAGCGTCGGCGCGACAAACGTAAACGCGGACGGCACGGCGGTCAGCCATGGCAGCCTGGTCCGGGCGGGGGTGGCGGCGGCGGCGGGCAGCATTTTCAACCGAAGCCACCGCAACCGCCGCCGCCGAATTTCGCGCCGACGTTCGGCGATTTGCCTGATCCGGCGGGATTCAACGATCTCGCGGCTCTGGATCGTCGCGCGGACGAAATCGCGACCGGCGGTTCACCGATTTTCATCGATGAGCTTTACGCGTTGAACCACGCCGATCTGACGGCGTTGGCGCGGGCGAATGGCGTGCACTTTGACGGCGTGCCCACGCGTCTGCAGATGTTGGAAGGCGTTTTCAAAATGGCGGCCGAACAGAAGCGCGAACTGCGCGATCGCGGCTGGCTGGACCTCACCGATCGCGGCTACGGGTTCATCGTGCACAAGAGCGTGAACTACCGGCTTTATCCGGAGAACACGTATGTGCCGGAGAGCCTCGTGCATCGCTACGGGTTGAAGCGCGGACATGAAATCGAAGTGCGCGTGCAAGCGCCCCACGGTGATGAGCGCTGCCCGTCCGCCGTGCGGATCGAGAGCGTGATGGGCGCGGCGCCCGAGCAAATCGCGAGCCTCACGCCGTTCGAGGAACTGATTCCTTATTATCCCCTCAAGCGCATCCTGCTCGAAGCGCCGGAGGTGCAGAAGGACGTGTCGATGCGAGCGGTGGACATACTGACGCCGATCGGCTTCGGGCAACGCGGTCTGATCGTCGCACCGCCGCGCACCGGCAAAACGGTGTTGCTGCAAAACATCGCCAACTCGGTGTCCGAGAATTTTCCCGAGGCGAAACTGATCCTGCTGTTGATCGACGAGCGGCCGGAGGAAGTCACGGATTTCAAGCGGCACACGAAGGGCGAAGTCGTATCGTCGACCTTCGATGAGTCGCCGGAGAGCCACGTGCACGCGGCTGAAATGGTGGGCGAAAAGGCGCGGCGACTGGTGGAGCAGGGCGAACACGTGGTGATCCTGCTCGACTCGATCACGCGTCTCGCGCGCGCCTACAACGCGCTGACCGGCAACCAGGGCAAGACGATGTCGGGCGGTCTCGAATCGAACGCGTTGCAGAAGCCCAAACGTTTCTTCGGCGCGGCGCGCAACATCGAGGGCGCGGGCAGCCTCACCATCATCGGCACCGCGCTGATCGATACGGGCAGCCGCATGGATGAAATCATCTTCGAAGAATTCAAGGGCACCGGTAACAGCGAGCTGCATCTCGACCGGGGTTTGGTCGAGCGCCGGATTTTCCCGGCGATCAACATCGACCGGTCGGGCACGCGCAAAGAAGAGCTCATTTACCATCCCGACGAGTTGCAGCGCATCCACGGTCTGCGGCGCGCGATGCAGGGTCTCGGGCCGATCGAGTCGATGGAGATGCTGATCACGCGGCTCAAGAAGACGAACAGCAACGCGGAGTTCCTCCTCGCGCTCGGGAAGCAATAA
- a CDS encoding type II secretion system F family protein, with amino-acid sequence MPRYRYTAIEAATGRERTGLIDATGAEEAANTLKSRGLAPMGLAAAAGEVDAPVQVKAPVRKSAAPARVKKPGRKFNVVIGRPMSRRGLMLFTRQLATLVKSGMPLLRSLDVLARQENNPHAREMIESLGETIRSGGNLSDGLLEFPRIFDRLYVNMVKAGEAGGVLDTVLDRLAVFLEKAEKIRGKIKAAMTYPVIIVLVATGIMAALLVFVVPKFEAIFQGLLKGQSMPPLTVAVLGVSRFVQQHLVILAVVVVGSYFALGLLRRTRRGTRLVDRLQMRLPLLGPLFLKAAIARFTRTFGTLLASGVPILQALAITRDTSGNVFVAEAIDTVHDRVKEGDNVARPLQATDVFPGMVTSMIEVGEETGALPEMLTRIANIYDEEVDNAVVGLTSILEPMMIVVMAVVVGTMVIALMLPIMRIVQTLG; translated from the coding sequence ATGCCGCGTTACCGCTACACTGCGATCGAAGCTGCGACGGGCCGCGAGCGCACCGGCTTGATCGACGCGACAGGTGCAGAGGAGGCGGCGAACACCCTGAAGTCGCGCGGGCTCGCGCCGATGGGTTTAGCCGCAGCCGCGGGCGAAGTGGACGCTCCTGTGCAGGTCAAGGCGCCCGTGCGGAAAAGCGCGGCGCCGGCCCGGGTGAAAAAGCCGGGGCGCAAATTCAACGTCGTTATTGGGCGCCCGATGAGCCGGCGCGGTCTAATGCTATTTACCCGGCAACTCGCGACGCTGGTAAAGTCCGGCATGCCGTTGCTGCGTTCGCTCGATGTGCTGGCCAGGCAGGAGAATAATCCCCACGCACGCGAGATGATTGAAAGCCTCGGCGAAACGATCCGATCCGGGGGAAACTTATCAGATGGATTGCTGGAATTTCCCCGAATTTTCGATCGCCTTTACGTGAACATGGTCAAGGCGGGTGAAGCGGGGGGTGTGCTCGATACGGTGCTCGACCGGCTGGCGGTCTTTCTGGAAAAGGCCGAAAAAATCCGGGGCAAGATCAAGGCGGCGATGACTTACCCTGTGATCATCGTGCTCGTTGCCACCGGGATCATGGCGGCATTGCTCGTGTTCGTGGTGCCCAAGTTCGAGGCGATTTTCCAAGGTCTGCTGAAAGGCCAGTCAATGCCGCCGCTGACCGTGGCCGTGCTCGGCGTAAGCCGGTTCGTGCAACAGCATCTTGTCATCCTGGCGGTGGTGGTCGTGGGCAGCTATTTCGCGCTCGGCCTGCTGCGGCGGACGCGCCGCGGCACCCGCTTGGTGGATCGTCTGCAAATGCGACTGCCGCTGCTCGGCCCGCTGTTTCTAAAGGCGGCGATCGCGCGGTTCACGCGCACGTTCGGCACGTTGCTCGCGAGCGGAGTGCCGATTCTTCAGGCGCTCGCCATTACGCGCGATACGAGTGGGAACGTGTTTGTCGCCGAGGCAATCGACACGGTGCACGACCGGGTGAAAGAAGGCGATAATGTCGCGCGGCCGCTGCAGGCGACAGACGTTTTCCCCGGGATGGTGACGAGCATGATCGAGGTCGGCGAGGAAACAGGCGCGTTGCCGGAAATGTTGACGCGCATTGCAAATATTTACGACGAGGAGGTGGATAATGCGGTAGTCGGGCTCACGTCGATTTTGGAGCCGATGATGATCGTCGTAATGGCCGTGGTCGTCGGCACGATGGTAATCGCGCTGATGCTGCCGATCATGCGCATCGTGCAGACGCTCGGGTAG
- a CDS encoding 3'-5' exoribonuclease YhaM family protein: MAEPLVLSTVQELKAVTNGNGRAFASVLVLRKLTTKTAANGNPFLSVEFGDRGGSFGCTVFSDSPPYEALKTAGEGGVVRLEGRIDYYQGRLSPKLAKVDVLAEEDLSAPGLLENLVEVAPENADALWTELQQFIDSIKHDELRLTVRNVFEELGDAFRWSPAAVAMHHAYRHGLLEHTTHMARACRALLPLYLEVDADLAMAGVLLHDTGKVIEYEGTLTTKRSRRGILQGHVVLGYQLARKAALRARLDAERTERLEHIILSHQGEPEWGAAVYAATPEAVFVSLVDNLDAKMGMVQRALRQSADSADFSDRLPGLSSPLLTRKLPTSACAPVVATPAPAESDQPAS; this comes from the coding sequence ATGGCTGAGCCGCTCGTCCTCTCCACCGTTCAAGAACTCAAGGCGGTGACCAACGGCAACGGCCGTGCGTTCGCGAGCGTGCTCGTCCTTCGCAAGCTCACCACCAAGACCGCCGCCAACGGCAACCCGTTTCTCAGCGTGGAATTCGGCGACCGCGGCGGCTCGTTCGGTTGCACGGTTTTCAGCGACAGTCCGCCCTACGAAGCGCTGAAAACCGCCGGCGAAGGAGGCGTGGTTCGTCTCGAGGGCCGCATCGATTACTACCAAGGCCGCCTCTCCCCCAAGCTGGCCAAAGTCGACGTCCTCGCCGAAGAGGACCTCAGTGCGCCCGGCCTCTTGGAAAATCTGGTCGAGGTCGCGCCCGAGAATGCCGACGCGTTGTGGACCGAACTCCAGCAGTTCATCGACAGCATCAAGCACGATGAACTCCGCCTCACGGTGCGCAACGTCTTCGAAGAGCTTGGCGACGCCTTTCGTTGGTCGCCTGCCGCCGTCGCGATGCATCACGCGTATCGCCATGGCTTGTTGGAGCACACCACGCACATGGCGCGCGCGTGTCGGGCGCTCCTGCCGCTTTACCTTGAGGTCGACGCGGATCTCGCGATGGCCGGCGTGCTGCTGCACGACACCGGAAAGGTGATCGAATACGAAGGCACGCTCACCACGAAACGCAGCCGTCGCGGCATCCTTCAAGGTCACGTCGTGCTGGGCTATCAACTCGCCCGTAAAGCCGCCCTCCGTGCCCGTCTCGATGCCGAGCGCACGGAGCGCCTCGAACACATCATTCTCTCCCATCAAGGCGAGCCTGAGTGGGGCGCCGCCGTTTACGCCGCCACGCCGGAGGCCGTCTTTGTTTCCCTCGTCGACAACCTCGATGCCAAGATGGGCATGGTCCAGCGCGCCCTGCGCCAGAGCGCTGATTCGGCTGATTTCTCTGACCGCCTGCCCGGCCTCAGCTCACCCCTGCTCACGCGCAAGTTGCCGACGAGCGCATGTGCGCCTGTCGTTGCAACTCCGGCCCCCGCGGAATCCGACCAGCCCGCGTCGTAG
- the gspE gene encoding type II secretion system ATPase GspE, with translation MFEGHDQAVHEFLRERRLVSPTQLAAFDSEREATGHSLAALVIEHGLIEREALLAALAQHLGCDYAKELPVHLAPELTGLLAGHVARSYGVIPRRVDAQSIDLLVVDPFNGQIVDDLTFALGRDIRVVVADPLRVEQLIKQHYGEDEASLDELLNEISTTELTRPAAELSADDIESLAGQTPIIRFVNVVLAQAVRDKASDIHFEPFEHEFKIRYRIDGALYEMAPPPLALALPITSRIKVLANLNIAERRVPQDGRIKLTVAGRAVDLRVSTLPTQFGESVVLRVLDQSAVQLDLGQLGMPPEVLAGVSEIVRRPNGIFIVTGPTGSGKTTTLYSGLREINTTELKLLTVEDPVEYEIDGIMQVPVNPQVGLTFAAALRSFLRQDPDVIMVGEVRDLETAQIAIQASLTGHLVLSTLHTNDAAGAITRLIDMGVEPFLIASTLEAVLAQRLVRRICTQCRTSYTPDPAVLKQSNIDSAALGGRAFFYGRGCAHCDQTGYRGRRGIYEWLRITDAIRELITQRAPTLLIRQKAVAQGMRTLRDDGLRAIFDGETTVEEVIKYT, from the coding sequence ATGTTCGAAGGCCACGATCAGGCGGTCCACGAATTCCTGCGGGAGCGCCGGCTGGTTTCGCCCACGCAGCTTGCGGCATTCGACAGCGAACGAGAGGCAACGGGGCACTCCCTCGCGGCGCTGGTGATCGAACACGGTTTGATCGAGCGCGAAGCATTGCTCGCCGCACTGGCGCAACATCTCGGCTGCGACTACGCGAAGGAGCTGCCGGTGCATCTGGCGCCGGAGCTGACCGGGCTGCTGGCCGGCCACGTGGCGCGCAGTTACGGCGTGATCCCAAGGCGCGTTGACGCGCAGTCGATCGATCTGCTGGTGGTGGATCCATTCAACGGCCAGATCGTGGACGACCTCACGTTTGCGCTGGGGCGGGATATTCGCGTCGTGGTGGCGGACCCGTTGCGCGTCGAGCAGTTGATCAAACAGCACTACGGGGAGGATGAGGCGAGTCTCGATGAGTTGTTGAACGAGATCAGCACGACCGAGCTCACGCGACCCGCCGCGGAACTATCGGCGGATGATATCGAGAGCCTTGCGGGGCAGACGCCCATCATTCGTTTCGTGAACGTGGTGCTCGCGCAGGCAGTGCGGGACAAGGCGAGCGACATTCATTTCGAGCCGTTCGAGCACGAGTTCAAAATCCGGTATCGGATCGACGGCGCGCTCTACGAAATGGCGCCGCCGCCGCTCGCGCTGGCGCTGCCGATCACCTCGCGCATCAAGGTTCTGGCGAACCTCAACATCGCCGAGCGCCGCGTGCCGCAGGACGGCCGGATCAAGCTGACCGTGGCGGGGCGGGCGGTCGATCTACGCGTCTCGACCTTGCCGACGCAATTCGGCGAGAGCGTGGTGTTACGCGTGCTCGATCAATCCGCGGTGCAACTCGATCTTGGGCAGCTCGGAATGCCGCCGGAAGTTTTGGCGGGCGTCAGTGAAATCGTACGGCGACCCAACGGTATTTTTATCGTCACGGGTCCCACCGGTTCCGGCAAGACCACGACGCTCTACAGCGGGTTGCGGGAGATCAACACGACTGAATTGAAGCTGCTCACGGTCGAGGATCCGGTCGAATACGAGATCGACGGCATCATGCAGGTGCCCGTCAATCCACAGGTCGGGCTGACTTTTGCGGCGGCGCTGCGCTCGTTTTTGCGGCAGGATCCGGACGTAATCATGGTGGGCGAAGTGCGCGACTTGGAGACGGCGCAAATCGCCATTCAGGCCTCGCTGACGGGGCATTTAGTGCTGTCGACATTGCACACGAACGACGCGGCCGGTGCGATCACCCGGTTGATCGACATGGGAGTGGAGCCGTTTCTCATCGCTTCGACCTTGGAGGCCGTGCTGGCGCAACGGTTGGTGCGGAGGATATGCACGCAGTGCCGGACCAGCTACACGCCCGATCCGGCGGTGCTAAAGCAATCCAACATTGATTCCGCGGCGTTGGGCGGCCGGGCGTTTTTCTATGGCCGGGGTTGTGCGCACTGCGATCAGACGGGTTATCGCGGGCGACGCGGAATCTACGAGTGGTTGCGGATCACCGATGCGATTCGCGAGCTGATCACGCAGCGCGCGCCAACGCTGTTAATCCGCCAGAAAGCGGTGGCGCAGGGAATGCGCACGCTGCGAGACGATGGGCTGCGCGCGATTTTTGATGGCGAGACGACGGTCGAGGAAGTCATCAAATACACCTGA
- a CDS encoding metallophosphoesterase gives MTGRLIAVGDIHGCHQEFADLLAQLELTRDDRLVLLGDLINRGPDSNRVIDLARAHAALPLLGNHELRFLAFRRTRDPKYLRNGDRETLDRLRPSDWSYLESMVLTHHEPELNTVFVHGGFLPDQPWAKQPASVVTRIQVIDDGRPAKRSEAPGAPFWADLWNGPPFVVYGHTSRPEVYKLKWSVCLDTACVMGGALTALIFPEKRFLQVRARRRYYP, from the coding sequence ATGACCGGACGTCTCATTGCCGTGGGCGATATTCACGGATGCCACCAGGAATTCGCCGACTTGCTCGCCCAACTGGAGCTCACCCGCGATGACCGGCTGGTCCTGCTCGGCGACCTCATTAATCGCGGCCCCGACAGCAATCGTGTCATCGATCTTGCTCGCGCTCACGCGGCACTTCCCCTCCTCGGCAACCACGAGTTGCGTTTTCTCGCCTTCCGCCGGACGCGCGACCCCAAATATCTCCGCAACGGCGATCGCGAAACCCTGGATCGGCTGCGCCCCAGCGACTGGTCTTATCTCGAATCGATGGTCCTTACCCATCACGAACCCGAGTTGAACACCGTCTTTGTGCACGGCGGCTTTTTGCCGGACCAACCGTGGGCGAAACAACCCGCCAGCGTCGTCACGCGCATCCAAGTGATCGACGACGGCCGCCCCGCCAAACGCTCCGAAGCCCCCGGCGCGCCTTTTTGGGCCGACCTCTGGAATGGTCCACCTTTCGTCGTTTACGGGCACACGTCGCGTCCCGAAGTCTACAAGCTTAAGTGGTCGGTGTGCCTCGACACTGCCTGCGTCATGGGCGGCGCGTTGACGGCGCTCATCTTCCCTGAGAAACGTTTTCTGCAGGTGCGCGCCCGCCGCCGCTACTACCCATGA
- a CDS encoding type IV pilus twitching motility protein PilT: protein MSYEMNDLLDLMVEQNASDLHIQVGQAPVLRLSGSMTPIDGPILGPADTERLMLSITPDAHISNVKLNGGADFGFAFGEKARFRVSILRAKGNYGMVLRQIPNRMFGLRDIGMPDKIRELLYRPRGLILVTGPTGSGKSTTLASLINYINENRDGHIITIEDPIEYYHPHKRCLVTQREVHVDVPSFAEAIRRALRQDPDIILVGEMRDLETIEAAISAAETGHLVFGTLHTNSAAKTVDRIVDAFPANMKEMIRTQLASSLQAVISQVLCKKTGGGRIAAYEIMINTTSIASLIRENKTFRIPSDIQTGANLGMITMDTHLLSLHNRNLVSPDECVEKAQDPIVMRDKLTSLGAQLKVL, encoded by the coding sequence ATGAGCTATGAGATGAACGACCTGCTCGACCTGATGGTGGAGCAAAACGCGTCTGACCTGCACATCCAAGTCGGACAAGCTCCCGTCTTGCGCTTGAGCGGCAGCATGACGCCGATCGACGGTCCGATTCTGGGGCCGGCCGATACGGAGCGGCTGATGCTTTCCATCACACCGGACGCACACATCAGCAACGTGAAGCTGAATGGCGGCGCGGACTTTGGTTTCGCGTTTGGCGAAAAGGCGCGGTTTCGCGTGAGCATCCTCCGGGCGAAGGGCAATTACGGGATGGTGCTCCGCCAGATTCCCAACCGCATGTTCGGACTGCGCGATATCGGCATGCCTGACAAAATCCGCGAGCTGCTCTACCGGCCGCGCGGACTGATTCTGGTCACCGGGCCGACGGGCTCCGGCAAGTCGACGACGCTCGCGTCGCTGATCAACTACATTAACGAAAACCGCGACGGGCACATCATCACGATCGAAGACCCGATTGAGTATTATCATCCGCACAAACGCTGTCTGGTGACGCAGCGGGAAGTGCACGTGGACGTGCCAAGTTTCGCGGAGGCGATTCGCCGCGCGCTGCGTCAGGATCCGGACATCATCCTCGTCGGTGAAATGCGCGACCTGGAGACGATCGAGGCGGCGATCAGTGCGGCGGAGACGGGCCATTTGGTTTTCGGCACGCTGCACACGAACAGCGCCGCCAAAACCGTGGACCGCATCGTGGACGCATTTCCGGCAAACATGAAGGAGATGATCCGCACACAGCTCGCGTCGTCGTTGCAGGCCGTGATTTCCCAGGTGCTTTGCAAGAAGACGGGCGGCGGCCGCATCGCGGCCTACGAGATCATGATCAACACGACGTCCATCGCGTCGCTGATTCGCGAGAACAAGACGTTTCGCATTCCGTCGGACATCCAAACGGGCGCCAATCTCGGGATGATCACGATGGACACGCATTTGCTCAGTCTGCACAACCGCAACCTCGTCAGCCCGGATGAATGCGTGGAAAAGGCCCAGGATCCGATCGTGATGCGGGACAAGCTCACCAGCCTCGGCGCGCAGTTGAAAGTGTTGTAA